A genomic window from Sulfurimonas hongkongensis includes:
- a CDS encoding ThiF family adenylyltransferase, whose amino-acid sequence MKFSRVKTLLGDDFFKLQDAKIILLGVGGVGGFCLDCLIRSGVSDITIVDFDTFDESNQNRQLLSELHLGESKVESFKKHYPSIKIIDAKIDENWVSEFDFDEFDLVLDAIDDVRAKLALAQKCYKKLISSFGGAKRLDPTKIEVSDIWKTYGDKFGSKIRHELRKRGFNKKYRVVFSPEEAKVKEKGSFMGVTASFGLAMCFEAVKILTKK is encoded by the coding sequence TTGAAATTTTCTCGTGTAAAGACCCTACTTGGGGATGATTTTTTTAAGCTTCAAGATGCAAAGATTATACTCTTAGGAGTTGGTGGGGTTGGTGGCTTTTGTCTTGATTGTCTCATAAGAAGTGGTGTAAGCGATATCACGATAGTTGACTTTGACACCTTTGATGAATCCAATCAAAACAGACAACTACTCTCAGAACTACACTTAGGAGAGTCAAAAGTAGAGTCATTTAAAAAGCACTATCCAAGCATTAAAATCATAGATGCTAAGATAGATGAGAATTGGGTTAGTGAGTTTGATTTTGATGAATTTGATTTGGTTTTAGATGCTATCGATGATGTCAGAGCAAAACTAGCCCTTGCACAAAAGTGCTATAAAAAGCTTATCTCATCTTTCGGGGGAGCAAAAAGGCTCGATCCCACAAAGATAGAAGTGAGTGATATCTGGAAGACTTATGGAGATAAGTTTGGTTCTAAAATCCGTCATGAGTTAAGAAAAAGAGGCTTTAATAAAAAATATAGAGTTGTTTTTTCACCTGAGGAAGCAAAAGTAAAAGAAAAAGGTAGTTTTATGGGCGTTACTGCATCTTTTGGTTTAGCTATGTGTTTTGAAGCTGTTAAAATTCTCACAAAGAAGTAG
- a CDS encoding pirin family protein: protein MLRKLPKENMGSSNLGWLESRFHFSFAEYRNHDNVNFGVLRVLNDDIIHPESGFEMHPHHDMEIVSYIVDGELTHKDSMGNSEMLKRGEVQYMSAGSGVMHSEHNRHTSDDLRLLQIWIVPPEKNLQILYGSHAYKKKQRENKLLNIVSSQNGDAKIKLYQDVDIFVSELDDGKVLEFSIKEKRQIYFVQIEGSSDINGVVLNDGDAMEVTKETNLREC, encoded by the coding sequence ATGCTAAGAAAATTACCAAAAGAAAATATGGGTAGCTCAAACTTAGGTTGGCTTGAGAGTCGTTTTCACTTCTCTTTTGCTGAGTATAGAAATCATGATAATGTCAACTTTGGAGTTTTAAGGGTTTTAAATGATGATATTATCCACCCAGAGAGTGGCTTTGAGATGCATCCACATCACGATATGGAGATCGTATCTTATATCGTAGATGGAGAACTAACACACAAAGACTCTATGGGGAACTCTGAGATGCTAAAACGCGGTGAAGTTCAGTATATGAGTGCTGGAAGTGGAGTTATGCACTCAGAACACAACAGACATACAAGTGATGATCTGCGACTACTTCAAATCTGGATAGTACCACCAGAGAAAAATCTTCAAATACTCTATGGCTCTCACGCTTATAAAAAAAAACAAAGAGAGAACAAACTCTTAAACATTGTCTCTTCGCAAAATGGAGATGCAAAGATAAAGCTCTATCAAGATGTAGATATTTTTGTAAGTGAGCTTGATGATGGTAAGGTTTTGGAATTTTCTATAAAAGAGAAGAGACAAATATATTTTGTTCAGATAGAGGGAAGCTCAGACATAAATGGAGTTGTCCTAAATGATGGCGATGCGATGGAAGTAACAAAAGAGACAAACTTAAGGGAGTGTTAG